One Jeotgalibaca porci genomic region harbors:
- the mutS gene encoding DNA mismatch repair protein MutS translates to MPQKPKHTPMMEQYLAIKEQYPDAFLFYRLGDFYELFNEDAINAAKILEITLTSRNKNADNPIPMCGVPYHAAKEYIRKLIDSGYKVAVCEQMEDPKTTKGMVKREVVQVLTPGTYMGEVNGDGKKNNYLVALEKQGSEYALAYTDIGTGETRVTLLENEDAVLNEIQSVQAKEVVVQSEAQYPVIETLETRLGIIISRQNGKIEDPILTVVLEDITELFCQDVLRLLISYLSHTQKRSLSHIQKAIRYKSDQFLKMDTYARRNLELTTSIRDQQKAGSLLWLIDRTKTAMGGRKLKQWLEKPLISEQAIRNRQLMVQSLLAHYFERMDIAQALSSVYDLERLVAKISFGNVNGRDLIQLQRSLEQLPVLRQILEATGDSIWEATLKQMAEMPEVVALINQAIVEDPPILITDGNIIKDGYNEKLDQYRDAMTNGKKWIASLQQSEREKTGIRTLKIGFNRVFGYYIEVSKANVPNLPEGLYDRKQTLTNAERFITPELKEKEQIILEAEEKSATLEYELFLEIRDQVKKHSKQLQLLAKCISELDVYQSFAEISEEKHYVQPEISSQTKTIHIVNGRHPVVEEVLGKEKYIANNLIMDEQNDILLITGPNMSGKSTYMRQLALIVILAQIGCNVPAEQAELPIFDQIFTRIGAADDLYSGQSTFMVEMVETNQALQYATDRSLILFDEIGRGTATFDGMALAEAIIRYLHGSGKGKMLFSTHYHELTVLEHELSALRNVHVGAIEQNGELVFLHKIMNGPADKSYGLHVAKLAGMPDALLVEAKRILERLESNEKAPLVTDDSQQLSLFSASQMDMNEKQIINEITDFSLENNSPLQVMNQVNDWKQLLKKK, encoded by the coding sequence ATGCCACAAAAACCAAAACATACGCCAATGATGGAACAATATCTGGCAATAAAAGAACAATATCCCGACGCTTTCTTATTTTACCGTTTGGGAGATTTTTATGAATTGTTTAACGAAGACGCAATTAATGCAGCAAAGATTTTAGAAATCACATTAACTAGTCGCAATAAAAATGCTGACAATCCGATTCCTATGTGTGGCGTTCCATACCATGCTGCAAAAGAATATATACGCAAGTTGATTGACAGTGGTTACAAGGTTGCAGTGTGTGAACAGATGGAAGATCCCAAAACGACGAAAGGGATGGTCAAACGAGAAGTTGTCCAAGTCCTGACACCAGGTACCTATATGGGTGAAGTGAACGGAGATGGTAAAAAAAACAACTACCTCGTTGCTCTTGAAAAACAGGGTTCTGAGTACGCCTTGGCTTATACGGATATCGGGACCGGTGAGACACGCGTCACGCTATTAGAGAACGAAGATGCGGTCTTGAATGAAATTCAGTCAGTACAAGCTAAAGAAGTAGTCGTTCAATCAGAAGCTCAATACCCTGTTATTGAAACGTTGGAAACACGATTAGGAATTATTATCTCCCGTCAAAATGGAAAAATTGAAGATCCGATTCTGACGGTTGTATTGGAAGATATTACGGAACTGTTTTGTCAAGATGTATTAAGACTATTGATTAGCTATTTATCGCATACGCAAAAAAGAAGTCTTTCGCATATCCAGAAAGCAATCCGCTATAAATCCGATCAGTTTTTAAAGATGGATACGTACGCACGCCGAAACCTAGAGTTGACAACTTCAATTCGTGACCAACAAAAAGCGGGAAGTCTTCTGTGGTTGATTGACCGAACAAAAACAGCAATGGGCGGACGGAAATTAAAACAATGGTTGGAAAAACCATTAATCAGTGAGCAGGCAATTCGGAACCGGCAATTGATGGTGCAATCATTACTTGCCCATTATTTTGAGAGAATGGATATTGCACAGGCGTTGTCATCTGTTTATGATTTAGAGCGTCTTGTTGCCAAGATTTCATTTGGAAACGTCAATGGTCGTGATTTAATTCAACTGCAACGCTCATTGGAGCAACTTCCTGTATTGAGACAAATTTTGGAAGCAACCGGTGATTCTATTTGGGAAGCAACCTTAAAGCAAATGGCAGAAATGCCCGAAGTGGTCGCTTTAATTAATCAAGCCATCGTAGAAGATCCACCTATCTTAATAACGGACGGAAATATTATTAAAGACGGCTATAATGAAAAACTGGATCAGTATCGCGATGCCATGACCAATGGTAAAAAATGGATTGCATCCCTTCAACAATCCGAACGGGAAAAAACAGGTATCAGAACACTGAAAATAGGATTCAACCGCGTTTTTGGCTATTACATTGAAGTATCAAAAGCGAACGTTCCAAACTTGCCAGAAGGACTTTATGACCGTAAACAGACCTTGACGAATGCAGAGCGTTTTATCACGCCGGAATTAAAAGAAAAAGAACAAATTATTTTGGAAGCTGAAGAGAAATCAGCAACGTTAGAATATGAGTTGTTTTTAGAAATTCGTGATCAAGTAAAAAAACACAGCAAACAATTGCAGCTACTGGCGAAATGTATTTCCGAATTGGATGTCTACCAGAGTTTTGCTGAAATTTCGGAAGAAAAACATTATGTACAACCAGAAATTTCCTCGCAAACGAAAACGATCCATATCGTGAACGGACGCCACCCTGTAGTAGAAGAAGTGTTGGGCAAAGAAAAATACATCGCGAATAATCTGATTATGGATGAACAAAATGACATCTTATTAATAACCGGACCAAACATGTCGGGTAAGAGTACGTATATGCGTCAATTAGCGTTAATTGTTATTCTGGCCCAAATCGGCTGTAATGTTCCTGCTGAACAAGCAGAATTGCCGATTTTTGATCAAATCTTTACGCGTATTGGTGCGGCAGATGATTTATATTCAGGCCAAAGTACTTTTATGGTGGAAATGGTTGAAACCAACCAGGCTCTACAATATGCAACTGATAGAAGTTTGATTTTGTTCGATGAGATTGGAAGAGGGACCGCCACCTTTGATGGTATGGCTTTGGCTGAAGCGATTATTCGTTATTTGCATGGTTCAGGAAAAGGAAAAATGCTGTTTTCTACTCACTATCATGAATTGACAGTGTTGGAACATGAATTATCGGCGTTACGTAACGTTCACGTTGGTGCAATTGAGCAAAACGGTGAGTTAGTATTCTTGCATAAAATTATGAATGGTCCGGCTGACAAAAGTTACGGTCTACATGTTGCTAAGTTGGCTGGTATGCCGGATGCATTATTGGTGGAAGCAAAACGTATTTTGGAGCGCTTGGAAAGTAACGAGAAAGCTCCACTAGTGACAGATGATAGCCAACAACTCTCCCTTTTTAGCGCGAGTCAAATGGATATGAATGAGAAACAAATCATTAATGAAATTACAGATTTTTCTTTAGAAAATAATTCCCCGCTGCAGGTGATGAATCAAGTTAATGACTGGAAGCAATTATTGAAAAAGAAATGA
- the mutL gene encoding DNA mismatch repair endonuclease MutL — MATIKTLSEQLSNQIAAGEVIERPSSVVKELVENAIDAGSTQIDILIEEAGLKKIQVSDNGDGIHPDEVMLAFERHATSKIYTTQDLFRIHSLGFRGEALPSIASVSKLTLETATTDLPGKHVYIEGGTLVEERIHGARKGTTVTVESLFYNTPARLKYIRTVQTELASISDIVNRLALSHPQIAFRLINEGNQMLRTSGNGDLKQAIAGVYGTDAARKMLTLASEDLDFKVSGFVSKPELTRASRNYMTFVLNGRYIRNYNLQKAIVEGFGSRLMIGRFPIAVIIIETDPLLLDVNVHPSKKEIRISKESELSALIIRAIQAALKEVVSIPSGLDNLSFKRKPMEEAVQHEQMQVAFTPSPVREESQRLEPTFVPKEVVEETVEPLADNHDYTPPENHDEAILETVKKIENEGEVTRTFPELYYFGQMHGTYLFAQNDNGLYMVDQHAAQERIKYEYYRDEIANVARDQQSLLIPITVDLTMDEFLKVQDNQDKLEEIGIFLEPFGKQTFLLSQHPTWFKPGQEEGIVNDIVQMVLTDASLSVRKLREATAIMMSCKRSIKANHYLPDYEARQLLADLAQAKNPYNCPHGRPVLVHFSNVDMEKMFKRIQDAH; from the coding sequence ATGGCAACAATAAAAACATTATCTGAGCAACTATCCAATCAGATTGCTGCCGGAGAAGTAATTGAAAGGCCATCCTCAGTAGTAAAAGAATTGGTTGAAAATGCGATTGATGCTGGAAGTACGCAAATCGATATTTTGATTGAAGAAGCTGGATTGAAGAAAATTCAAGTCAGTGACAACGGCGATGGCATCCACCCTGATGAAGTAATGCTTGCTTTTGAACGTCATGCTACCAGTAAAATATATACAACTCAGGATTTATTTCGGATTCATTCCCTTGGTTTCCGGGGTGAGGCCTTACCCAGTATAGCTTCTGTCTCCAAGTTGACACTTGAGACCGCGACAACCGACTTACCTGGTAAGCATGTCTACATCGAAGGGGGCACCCTTGTGGAGGAACGTATACACGGTGCCAGAAAAGGGACAACCGTAACAGTCGAGAGTCTCTTTTATAATACGCCGGCACGCTTGAAATATATTCGGACAGTCCAAACCGAATTAGCTAGTATCTCGGATATTGTGAATCGTCTGGCACTTAGTCATCCGCAGATTGCCTTTCGCTTAATCAACGAAGGCAATCAGATGCTGCGTACTTCTGGCAATGGCGATTTAAAACAAGCTATTGCCGGTGTATATGGTACCGATGCAGCCCGAAAAATGCTAACACTCGCGTCTGAAGATCTTGATTTTAAGGTGAGTGGGTTTGTTAGTAAGCCGGAATTGACCCGTGCCAGTCGTAATTATATGACATTTGTATTGAATGGGCGGTATATCCGAAATTACAACTTGCAAAAAGCGATTGTAGAAGGTTTTGGTTCGCGCTTGATGATCGGACGCTTTCCGATTGCAGTAATTATCATCGAAACTGATCCGTTGCTACTGGATGTTAACGTTCACCCTTCAAAAAAAGAAATTCGTATCAGCAAGGAAAGTGAGCTCTCCGCTCTAATCATCAGAGCTATTCAAGCTGCCTTGAAAGAAGTTGTTTCGATTCCAAGTGGATTGGATAATCTATCATTTAAACGGAAGCCAATGGAAGAAGCCGTTCAGCATGAACAAATGCAAGTAGCCTTTACTCCTTCGCCTGTGCGTGAGGAGTCGCAACGGCTTGAGCCAACCTTTGTACCAAAAGAAGTCGTGGAGGAAACGGTAGAGCCTTTAGCAGATAATCACGACTACACGCCACCTGAGAATCACGACGAAGCTATTCTGGAAACTGTTAAGAAAATAGAAAACGAAGGGGAAGTCACACGTACATTCCCAGAGCTCTATTATTTTGGACAGATGCATGGGACGTATCTCTTTGCGCAAAATGATAACGGATTATACATGGTTGACCAACACGCCGCTCAGGAGCGAATTAAATACGAGTATTACCGTGATGAGATTGCAAATGTAGCCCGTGATCAACAAAGTTTACTTATTCCGATTACAGTTGATTTAACTATGGATGAATTTTTGAAAGTGCAGGATAATCAAGATAAATTAGAGGAAATTGGTATCTTCCTGGAGCCGTTTGGGAAACAAACCTTCCTTTTATCCCAGCATCCAACATGGTTTAAGCCGGGACAGGAAGAAGGGATCGTCAATGACATCGTACAGATGGTTCTGACGGATGCGTCCTTATCAGTAAGAAAATTGCGTGAAGCAACTGCTATAATGATGAGTTGTAAGCGATCCATCAAAGCGAATCATTATCTTCCTGACTATGAGGCACGCCAATTACTTGCCGACTTAGCTCAGGCGAAAAACCCCTACAATTGTCCACATGGTCGGCCTGTATTAGTTCATTTTTCCAATGTGGACATGGAAAAGATGTTCAAACGAATTCAAGATGCACACTAA
- the msrB gene encoding peptide-methionine (R)-S-oxide reductase MsrB, with product MTDKEQLREKLTPLQYEVTQNEATERPFSGEYDDFYENGIFVDVVSGEPLFSSTDKYDAGCGWPSFSKPIAKLTEKVDTKLARERTEVRSSEADSHLGHVFEDGPEEMGGLRYCINSAAMRFVAYEDLEKEGYGDYMSLFE from the coding sequence ATGACTGATAAAGAACAATTACGCGAAAAGTTGACACCACTACAATATGAAGTAACCCAAAATGAAGCAACGGAAAGACCTTTCTCTGGTGAATACGATGACTTCTATGAAAATGGCATTTTTGTAGATGTAGTTAGTGGCGAACCGCTATTCAGCTCGACAGATAAATATGATGCTGGTTGTGGGTGGCCTTCATTCTCTAAACCAATTGCTAAGTTAACTGAAAAAGTGGATACGAAATTAGCCCGTGAAAGAACAGAAGTGCGCAGTAGTGAAGCTGATTCGCATTTGGGACATGTTTTTGAAGATGGACCAGAAGAAATGGGCGGCTTGCGTTACTGTATCAACTCTGCTGCAATGCGTTTTGTTGCTTATGAAGATTTGGAAAAAGAAGGATATGGCGACTACATGTCGTTATTCGAATAA
- the ruvA gene encoding Holliday junction branch migration protein RuvA yields the protein MYEYMRGLLVAVYPTYVVLDVNGIGYQILVANPFRYSSSIDEDVQIYLHQAVREDSMTLYGFEDFKAKQLFLKLISVSGIGPKSGLSILANGDHEGLIQAIETENSTYLTKFPGVGKKTASQIVLDLKGKLTELLGEISVDEPIVIAPDENAYIAEAEEALQGLGYSVREINKVLPKLKAQTFSGTEEVLRAAFKLILKS from the coding sequence ATGTATGAATATATGCGAGGTCTTCTCGTCGCAGTTTACCCAACTTATGTTGTTCTCGATGTGAATGGAATCGGCTATCAAATTCTTGTAGCAAATCCTTTCCGTTATTCATCCTCAATAGATGAGGATGTGCAAATCTATCTTCATCAGGCAGTTCGTGAAGATAGTATGACTTTGTATGGCTTCGAAGATTTTAAAGCCAAACAGCTCTTCCTTAAACTAATCAGTGTATCCGGAATTGGACCGAAGAGTGGTCTCTCGATATTGGCAAATGGTGACCATGAAGGGTTGATTCAAGCAATCGAGACAGAGAACAGTACGTATTTGACAAAATTCCCAGGAGTAGGTAAGAAAACCGCTTCTCAAATTGTTTTGGATTTGAAAGGGAAGCTGACTGAATTGCTCGGAGAAATCAGCGTAGACGAGCCGATAGTCATTGCGCCGGATGAAAATGCATATATTGCTGAAGCAGAAGAAGCACTGCAAGGCTTGGGTTATTCTGTTCGTGAAATTAATAAAGTGCTGCCGAAATTAAAAGCACAGACATTCAGCGGTACTGAAGAAGTTTTACGTGCTGCCTTTAAGTTGATACTGAAGAGTTAG
- the ruvB gene encoding Holliday junction branch migration DNA helicase RuvB gives MDEFRMLSSDVVEDNEEIIEQSLRPQALKEYIGQTKVTNELQIYIEAAKFRNEALDHVLLYGPPGLGKTTLARVIANEMNVNIHTTSGPAIEKPGDLMVLLNELEPGDVLFIDEIHRLPRVVEEILYSAMEDYFVDIIVGQDVNARPVHFTLPPFTLIGATTKAGSLSAPLRARFGIVLRMEFYDVVDLTKIVTRTAGVLNNSIEEEGALEIARRSRGTPRIANRLLRRVRDYTQVYSDGIITSPLADKALTLLRVDKEGLDAIDRQILTTMIDYYHGGPVGIGSIAATIGEDRDTIEDMYEPYLLQIGFLKRTQRGRVVTPIAYDHLGYDLPKTNE, from the coding sequence ATGGATGAATTTCGCATGCTATCAAGTGACGTTGTAGAAGATAACGAAGAAATTATCGAGCAATCGCTTCGCCCTCAAGCGCTAAAAGAATATATCGGCCAAACGAAAGTAACCAATGAATTACAAATATACATTGAAGCGGCTAAATTCCGTAACGAAGCATTGGACCATGTGCTACTTTACGGGCCTCCGGGACTTGGAAAGACGACGCTCGCACGTGTTATCGCGAATGAAATGAATGTAAATATTCATACAACCAGTGGTCCGGCCATTGAAAAGCCGGGCGATTTGATGGTTCTGTTAAATGAACTAGAACCTGGAGATGTCTTGTTTATCGATGAAATACATCGCTTGCCACGAGTTGTTGAAGAAATCTTGTACTCGGCAATGGAAGATTATTTCGTTGATATTATCGTGGGGCAAGACGTGAATGCTCGTCCCGTTCATTTCACGTTGCCGCCGTTTACTTTGATTGGTGCGACAACAAAAGCAGGGAGCTTATCTGCACCGCTGAGAGCACGTTTCGGCATTGTATTGCGAATGGAATTTTATGACGTTGTGGATTTGACTAAGATTGTAACGCGGACTGCCGGTGTTTTAAATAACTCTATCGAAGAAGAAGGAGCACTTGAAATTGCACGTCGTTCACGTGGGACACCACGGATTGCGAATCGTTTATTGAGGCGAGTGCGAGATTATACGCAAGTCTATTCAGATGGGATTATAACCAGTCCACTGGCAGACAAAGCCCTTACGCTTCTGCGAGTAGATAAAGAAGGTCTAGACGCAATTGATAGACAAATTTTAACAACAATGATTGATTATTATCATGGTGGACCAGTCGGGATTGGCTCTATTGCAGCCACAATTGGAGAAGACCGTGACACGATTGAAGATATGTATGAACCGTACTTGTTACAAATCGGGTTCTTAAAGAGAACGCAAAGAGGTCGGGTTGTAACACCGATTGCTTACGATCATCTGGGGTACGATCTACCTAAAACGAATGAATAG
- the queA gene encoding tRNA preQ1(34) S-adenosylmethionine ribosyltransferase-isomerase QueA, producing the protein MNRGINVKTSDFDFDLPEELIAQVPLTDRSASRLLVLDALSGTLSDQHFPSVLDELEAGDALVLNNTRVLPARLHGVKDTGAHMEVLLLTNTTGDQWETLVKPAKRAKVGTVLSFGDGVLKAVVKEVLDHGGRIIEFQYDGIFLETLESLGEMPLPPYIKERLDDADRYQTVYAKENGSAAAPTAGLHFTEDLMKQAEAKGVKIVYLTLHVGLGTFRPVSADDLDSHEMHSEFYDLSEESAQTLRDVRAAGKKIVAVGTTSIRTLETIGTKFDGDIQADSGWTNIFISPGYTFKVVDAFITNFHLPKSTLVMLVSAFAGRENVLHAYHHAIKERYRFFSFGDAMFVKK; encoded by the coding sequence ATGAATAGAGGAATTAATGTGAAAACAAGCGATTTTGATTTTGATTTACCAGAAGAACTGATTGCCCAAGTACCTTTGACAGACCGTTCTGCTTCTCGTCTCTTAGTTTTGGATGCTTTATCCGGAACACTTTCCGATCAACATTTCCCATCCGTTTTGGATGAATTAGAAGCGGGAGACGCTTTAGTCCTAAATAATACACGTGTTTTACCGGCGCGATTACATGGTGTAAAGGACACTGGTGCACATATGGAAGTGTTACTTTTGACGAATACGACAGGTGATCAGTGGGAAACACTTGTTAAACCAGCGAAGCGTGCGAAGGTGGGAACCGTTCTTTCCTTTGGAGACGGTGTTTTAAAGGCTGTTGTGAAAGAAGTATTGGACCACGGTGGTCGTATTATTGAATTCCAATACGACGGCATTTTCTTGGAAACATTAGAAAGTTTAGGCGAAATGCCGCTACCGCCATACATCAAAGAAAGACTGGATGACGCTGATCGATACCAAACAGTTTATGCGAAAGAAAATGGTTCTGCAGCAGCACCGACAGCTGGCCTGCATTTCACTGAAGATTTGATGAAACAAGCCGAAGCAAAAGGGGTTAAAATTGTTTATCTAACCCTACATGTTGGTTTGGGAACCTTTAGACCGGTTTCTGCAGACGACTTGGACAGTCATGAGATGCATTCCGAATTTTATGACTTATCAGAGGAATCTGCACAGACTTTGAGAGATGTACGTGCAGCGGGCAAGAAGATAGTTGCGGTGGGAACAACATCTATCCGTACCTTAGAAACAATCGGTACGAAATTCGATGGCGACATTCAAGCTGATAGCGGTTGGACAAATATCTTTATTTCACCTGGTTACACATTTAAAGTAGTGGACGCATTTATTACGAACTTCCACTTGCCAAAATCAACATTGGTAATGCTGGTAAGTGCATTTGCAGGCAGAGAGAATGTCTTGCATGCGTATCACCATGCTATTAAAGAGCGTTACCGCTTCTTTAGTTTTGGTGATGCAATGTTTGTAAAAAAATAG
- a CDS encoding YjzD family protein, with protein sequence MRYLVTLFWGFILGHVAFYIGSALEGNGYNFAYASILGLFTGLVVIGLTAMFPKDKKMEVK encoded by the coding sequence ATGAGATACTTGGTAACTTTATTCTGGGGCTTCATCCTAGGCCACGTCGCTTTCTATATCGGAAGTGCCCTTGAAGGAAACGGTTATAATTTCGCCTACGCTTCCATTCTCGGTCTGTTCACCGGACTAGTTGTTATTGGTCTAACAGCAATGTTTCCCAAAGACAAAAAAATGGAAGTTAAATAA
- a CDS encoding OB-fold nucleic acid binding domain-containing protein, which translates to MAFITVTDATGVMSGTLFPETYRAHLKVLQEGQLLVLSGKLDNKRGKDKESLIIQKMIPIETYISERENKPITCFIRVTSENEEKFDQLKELLKANPGRSRTIVVDTVNNRKILLDQMYHFNPTETVINEIKKMYGLANVVVK; encoded by the coding sequence ATGGCCTTTATAACGGTAACGGATGCCACGGGCGTAATGAGCGGAACACTTTTTCCGGAAACGTATCGTGCGCACCTGAAGGTCCTTCAGGAAGGACAGTTGCTGGTGCTTTCTGGAAAACTGGATAATAAGCGTGGAAAAGATAAAGAATCGCTAATCATTCAAAAAATGATTCCGATTGAGACGTATATTTCTGAGCGTGAAAACAAACCTATCACCTGTTTTATAAGGGTAACCAGTGAAAATGAAGAGAAGTTTGACCAATTAAAAGAGCTACTGAAAGCTAATCCTGGAAGAAGCCGTACCATTGTTGTTGATACGGTAAATAACCGTAAAATATTGCTGGATCAAATGTATCATTTCAATCCAACAGAAACGGTTATAAATGAAATAAAAAAAATGTATGGATTAGCTAATGTTGTGGTAAAATAA
- the pfkA gene encoding 6-phosphofructokinase, producing MKRIAVLTSGGDAPGMNAAIRAIVRKGIYDGLEVYGINYGYAGMVAGDIHRLTVDDVGDTIARGGTVLYSARYPEFSNVEGQQKGIEQLKKFGIDGLIVIGGDGSYRGGAALSKLGFPTIAIPGTIDNDIPGTEYTLGFDTAINTVLDSVDKIRDTATSHVRTFVIEVMGRNAGDIALWTGIGSGAESIVIPEMNFSMDEIVKEIEDGRRRGKKHTIIMLAEGVMNGNEFAEKLQEYKNYHTRVTVLGHVQRGGSPSARDRVLGSLFGYNAVQLLKEGKGGLCIGISGSQVVFNDIIETLERKRDVPYLSLYQINKEISF from the coding sequence GTGAAACGAATTGCAGTCTTAACAAGTGGTGGGGATGCACCCGGAATGAACGCAGCTATTCGCGCAATTGTGCGTAAAGGTATTTATGATGGTCTAGAGGTTTACGGAATTAACTATGGTTACGCGGGAATGGTTGCCGGAGATATCCATCGTCTGACAGTAGACGATGTGGGCGATACAATCGCACGTGGAGGTACAGTTCTTTATTCGGCACGTTATCCAGAGTTCAGTAACGTCGAAGGGCAACAAAAAGGAATTGAACAACTTAAGAAGTTTGGTATTGATGGTCTGATTGTTATTGGTGGAGACGGTTCTTACCGTGGTGGAGCAGCGTTGTCTAAACTAGGCTTCCCAACTATTGCTATTCCAGGAACGATTGATAATGACATCCCAGGAACAGAGTATACACTTGGATTCGACACTGCAATCAATACGGTCTTAGACTCAGTTGATAAAATTCGTGATACAGCTACAAGTCATGTTCGTACATTTGTTATCGAAGTAATGGGTAGAAATGCTGGGGACATCGCACTATGGACAGGTATCGGTAGTGGAGCAGAGAGTATTGTCATCCCGGAAATGAACTTTTCAATGGACGAAATTGTTAAGGAAATTGAAGATGGTCGTAGACGCGGTAAAAAACATACCATCATTATGCTTGCTGAAGGTGTTATGAACGGAAACGAATTTGCAGAAAAGTTACAAGAGTACAAAAATTACCATACACGCGTGACTGTACTTGGACACGTGCAACGTGGAGGATCACCTTCTGCAAGAGATCGAGTTTTAGGTAGTTTATTTGGCTATAATGCGGTACAATTACTTAAGGAAGGAAAGGGAGGACTGTGCATCGGCATAAGTGGCTCTCAAGTCGTCTTTAATGATATAATAGAGACGTTAGAGAGAAAACGTGATGTTCCATATCTATCTCTTTACCAAATCAACAAAGAAATCTCATTCTGA